A single window of Paroedura picta isolate Pp20150507F chromosome 8, Ppicta_v3.0, whole genome shotgun sequence DNA harbors:
- the TBL1XR1 gene encoding F-box-like/WD repeat-containing protein TBL1XR1 isoform X1, with translation MSISSDEVNFLVYRYLQESGFSHSAFTFGIESHISQSNINGALVPPAALISIIQKGLQYVEAEVSINEDGTLFDGRPIESLSLIDAVMPDVVQTRQQAYRDKLAQQQAAAAAAAAPPNQQGSTKNGENTANGEENGAHTIANNHTDMMEVDGDVEIPPNKAVVLRGHESEVFICAWNPVSDLLASGSGDSTARIWNLSENSTSGSTQLVLRHCIREGGQDVPSNKDVTSLDWNSEGTLLATGSYDGFARIWTKDGNLASTLGQHKGPIFALKWNKKGNFILSAGVDKTTIIWDAHTGEAKQQFPFHSAPALDVDWQSNNTFASCSTDMCIHVCKLGQDKPIKTFQGHTNEVNAIKWDPTGNLLASCSDDMTLKIWSMKQDSCVHDLQAHNKEIYTIKWSPTGPGTNNPNANLMLASASFDSTVRLWDVDRGICIHTLTKHQEPVYSVAFSPDGRYLASGSFDKCVHIWNTQTGALVHSYRGTGGIFEVCWNAAGDKVGASASDGSVCVLDLRK, from the exons ATGAGTATAAGCAGTGATGAGGTCAACTTCCTCGTATATAGATACTTGCAAGAGTCCG GGTTTTCTCATTCAGCATTCACCTTTGGTATTGAGAGCCATATCAGCCAGTCTAACATCAACGGTGCTCTGGTGCCCCCAGCTGCTTTGATCTCCATCATCCAGAAAGGTCTGCAGTATGTAGAGGCGGAAGTCAGTATTAATGAG GATGGTACTTTATTTGACGGCCGGCCGATAGAGTCTCTCTCACTGATAGACGCCGTAATGCCAGATGTGGTGCAGACAAGACAGCAGGCCTACAGAGACAAGCTTGCGCAGCAACAGGCTGCAGCTGCAGCCGCGGCCGCTCCTCCGAACCAGCAGGGGTCTACGAAAAACGGTGAAAACACCGCAAACGGGGAAGAAAATGGAGCCCACACCATCGCAA ATAACCACACAGATATGATGGAAGTGGACGGCGATGTCGAAATCCCTCCGAATAAAGCAGTGGTGCTGCGCGGCCACGAGTCCGAAGTCTTCATCTGCGCTTGGAACCCCGTTAGCGACCTTCTGGCCTCAGG ATCGGGCGATTCAACGGCCAGAATATGGAACCTTAGCGAGAACAGCACCAGCGGATCCACGCAGCTGGTCCTCCGGCACTGCATACGAGAAGGGGGCCAAGATGTACCGAGCAACAAAGACGTGACGTCCTTGGACTGGAAT AGCGAAGGTACACTTCTAGCAACAGGGTCATATGATGGCTTTGCAAGGATATGGACTAAAGACG gTAACCTCGCCAGCACGTTAGGGCAACATAAAGGCCCCATATTTGCATTAAAATGGAACAAGAAAGGCAATTTCATTTTAAGTGCGGGCGTGGACAAG aCCACAATTATCTGGGACGCGCACACCGGAGAAGCTAAGCAGCAGTTTCCTTTCCATTCTG CACCAGCGCTAGATGTTGACTGGCAGAGTAACAACACATTTGCCTCCTGTAGCACAGACATGTGCATTCACGTCTGCAAGTTAGGCCAAGATAAGCCCATCAAGACCTTCCAGGGCCATACG AATGAAGTAAATGCAATCAAATGGGATCCCACTGGTAATCTCCTGGCATCGTGTTCGGACGACATGACTTTGAAG ATCTGGAGTATGAAACAGGATAGTTGTGTCCACGATCTACAAGCACACAACAAAGAAATTTATACTATCAAGTGGAGTCCTACAGGGCCCGGAACAAACAACCCTAATGCCAATCTTATGTTAGCAAG CGCATCCTTTGACTCTACGGTTCGGTTATGGGACGTAGACAGAGGGATCTGCATCCACACTTTGACGAAACATCAAGAACCCGTGTACAGTGTAGCTTTCAGCCCTGATGGCAGGTACCTGGCCAGTGGCTCCTTCGACAAATGTGTACACATCTGGAATACACAG
- the TBL1XR1 gene encoding F-box-like/WD repeat-containing protein TBL1XR1 isoform X4 — MSISSDEVNFLVYRYLQESGFSHSAFTFGIESHISQSNINGALVPPAALISIIQKGLQYVEAEVSINEDGTLFDGRPIESLSLIDAVMPDVVQTRQQAYRDKLAQQQAAAAAAAAPPNQQGSTKNGENTANGEENGAHTIANNHTDMMEVDGDVEIPPNKAVVLRGHESEVFICAWNPVSDLLASGSGDSTARIWNLSENSTSGSTQLVLRHCIREGGQDVPSNKDVTSLDWNSEGTLLATGSYDGFARIWTKDGNLASTLGQHKGPIFALKWNKKGNFILSAGVDKTTIIWDAHTGEAKQQFPFHSAPALDVDWQSNNTFASCSTDMCIHVCKLGQDKPIKTFQGHTNEVNAIKWDPTGNLLASCSDDMTLKIWSMKQDSCVHDLQAHNKEIYTIKWSPTGPGTNNPNANLMLAR; from the exons ATGAGTATAAGCAGTGATGAGGTCAACTTCCTCGTATATAGATACTTGCAAGAGTCCG GGTTTTCTCATTCAGCATTCACCTTTGGTATTGAGAGCCATATCAGCCAGTCTAACATCAACGGTGCTCTGGTGCCCCCAGCTGCTTTGATCTCCATCATCCAGAAAGGTCTGCAGTATGTAGAGGCGGAAGTCAGTATTAATGAG GATGGTACTTTATTTGACGGCCGGCCGATAGAGTCTCTCTCACTGATAGACGCCGTAATGCCAGATGTGGTGCAGACAAGACAGCAGGCCTACAGAGACAAGCTTGCGCAGCAACAGGCTGCAGCTGCAGCCGCGGCCGCTCCTCCGAACCAGCAGGGGTCTACGAAAAACGGTGAAAACACCGCAAACGGGGAAGAAAATGGAGCCCACACCATCGCAA ATAACCACACAGATATGATGGAAGTGGACGGCGATGTCGAAATCCCTCCGAATAAAGCAGTGGTGCTGCGCGGCCACGAGTCCGAAGTCTTCATCTGCGCTTGGAACCCCGTTAGCGACCTTCTGGCCTCAGG ATCGGGCGATTCAACGGCCAGAATATGGAACCTTAGCGAGAACAGCACCAGCGGATCCACGCAGCTGGTCCTCCGGCACTGCATACGAGAAGGGGGCCAAGATGTACCGAGCAACAAAGACGTGACGTCCTTGGACTGGAAT AGCGAAGGTACACTTCTAGCAACAGGGTCATATGATGGCTTTGCAAGGATATGGACTAAAGACG gTAACCTCGCCAGCACGTTAGGGCAACATAAAGGCCCCATATTTGCATTAAAATGGAACAAGAAAGGCAATTTCATTTTAAGTGCGGGCGTGGACAAG aCCACAATTATCTGGGACGCGCACACCGGAGAAGCTAAGCAGCAGTTTCCTTTCCATTCTG CACCAGCGCTAGATGTTGACTGGCAGAGTAACAACACATTTGCCTCCTGTAGCACAGACATGTGCATTCACGTCTGCAAGTTAGGCCAAGATAAGCCCATCAAGACCTTCCAGGGCCATACG AATGAAGTAAATGCAATCAAATGGGATCCCACTGGTAATCTCCTGGCATCGTGTTCGGACGACATGACTTTGAAG ATCTGGAGTATGAAACAGGATAGTTGTGTCCACGATCTACAAGCACACAACAAAGAAATTTATACTATCAAGTGGAGTCCTACAGGGCCCGGAACAAACAACCCTAATGCCAATCTTATGTTAGCAAGGTAA
- the TBL1XR1 gene encoding F-box-like/WD repeat-containing protein TBL1XR1 isoform X2: MSISSDEVNFLVYRYLQESAFTFGIESHISQSNINGALVPPAALISIIQKGLQYVEAEVSINEDGTLFDGRPIESLSLIDAVMPDVVQTRQQAYRDKLAQQQAAAAAAAAPPNQQGSTKNGENTANGEENGAHTIANNHTDMMEVDGDVEIPPNKAVVLRGHESEVFICAWNPVSDLLASGSGDSTARIWNLSENSTSGSTQLVLRHCIREGGQDVPSNKDVTSLDWNSEGTLLATGSYDGFARIWTKDGNLASTLGQHKGPIFALKWNKKGNFILSAGVDKTTIIWDAHTGEAKQQFPFHSAPALDVDWQSNNTFASCSTDMCIHVCKLGQDKPIKTFQGHTNEVNAIKWDPTGNLLASCSDDMTLKIWSMKQDSCVHDLQAHNKEIYTIKWSPTGPGTNNPNANLMLASASFDSTVRLWDVDRGICIHTLTKHQEPVYSVAFSPDGRYLASGSFDKCVHIWNTQTGALVHSYRGTGGIFEVCWNAAGDKVGASASDGSVCVLDLRK, from the exons ATGAGTATAAGCAGTGATGAGGTCAACTTCCTCGTATATAGATACTTGCAAGAGTCCG CATTCACCTTTGGTATTGAGAGCCATATCAGCCAGTCTAACATCAACGGTGCTCTGGTGCCCCCAGCTGCTTTGATCTCCATCATCCAGAAAGGTCTGCAGTATGTAGAGGCGGAAGTCAGTATTAATGAG GATGGTACTTTATTTGACGGCCGGCCGATAGAGTCTCTCTCACTGATAGACGCCGTAATGCCAGATGTGGTGCAGACAAGACAGCAGGCCTACAGAGACAAGCTTGCGCAGCAACAGGCTGCAGCTGCAGCCGCGGCCGCTCCTCCGAACCAGCAGGGGTCTACGAAAAACGGTGAAAACACCGCAAACGGGGAAGAAAATGGAGCCCACACCATCGCAA ATAACCACACAGATATGATGGAAGTGGACGGCGATGTCGAAATCCCTCCGAATAAAGCAGTGGTGCTGCGCGGCCACGAGTCCGAAGTCTTCATCTGCGCTTGGAACCCCGTTAGCGACCTTCTGGCCTCAGG ATCGGGCGATTCAACGGCCAGAATATGGAACCTTAGCGAGAACAGCACCAGCGGATCCACGCAGCTGGTCCTCCGGCACTGCATACGAGAAGGGGGCCAAGATGTACCGAGCAACAAAGACGTGACGTCCTTGGACTGGAAT AGCGAAGGTACACTTCTAGCAACAGGGTCATATGATGGCTTTGCAAGGATATGGACTAAAGACG gTAACCTCGCCAGCACGTTAGGGCAACATAAAGGCCCCATATTTGCATTAAAATGGAACAAGAAAGGCAATTTCATTTTAAGTGCGGGCGTGGACAAG aCCACAATTATCTGGGACGCGCACACCGGAGAAGCTAAGCAGCAGTTTCCTTTCCATTCTG CACCAGCGCTAGATGTTGACTGGCAGAGTAACAACACATTTGCCTCCTGTAGCACAGACATGTGCATTCACGTCTGCAAGTTAGGCCAAGATAAGCCCATCAAGACCTTCCAGGGCCATACG AATGAAGTAAATGCAATCAAATGGGATCCCACTGGTAATCTCCTGGCATCGTGTTCGGACGACATGACTTTGAAG ATCTGGAGTATGAAACAGGATAGTTGTGTCCACGATCTACAAGCACACAACAAAGAAATTTATACTATCAAGTGGAGTCCTACAGGGCCCGGAACAAACAACCCTAATGCCAATCTTATGTTAGCAAG CGCATCCTTTGACTCTACGGTTCGGTTATGGGACGTAGACAGAGGGATCTGCATCCACACTTTGACGAAACATCAAGAACCCGTGTACAGTGTAGCTTTCAGCCCTGATGGCAGGTACCTGGCCAGTGGCTCCTTCGACAAATGTGTACACATCTGGAATACACAG
- the TBL1XR1 gene encoding F-box-like/WD repeat-containing protein TBL1XR1 isoform X3, with the protein MPDVVQTRQQAYRDKLAQQQAAAAAAAAPPNQQGSTKNGENTANGEENGAHTIANNHTDMMEVDGDVEIPPNKAVVLRGHESEVFICAWNPVSDLLASGSGDSTARIWNLSENSTSGSTQLVLRHCIREGGQDVPSNKDVTSLDWNSEGTLLATGSYDGFARIWTKDGNLASTLGQHKGPIFALKWNKKGNFILSAGVDKTTIIWDAHTGEAKQQFPFHSAPALDVDWQSNNTFASCSTDMCIHVCKLGQDKPIKTFQGHTNEVNAIKWDPTGNLLASCSDDMTLKIWSMKQDSCVHDLQAHNKEIYTIKWSPTGPGTNNPNANLMLASASFDSTVRLWDVDRGICIHTLTKHQEPVYSVAFSPDGRYLASGSFDKCVHIWNTQTGALVHSYRGTGGIFEVCWNAAGDKVGASASDGSVCVLDLRK; encoded by the exons ATGCCAGATGTGGTGCAGACAAGACAGCAGGCCTACAGAGACAAGCTTGCGCAGCAACAGGCTGCAGCTGCAGCCGCGGCCGCTCCTCCGAACCAGCAGGGGTCTACGAAAAACGGTGAAAACACCGCAAACGGGGAAGAAAATGGAGCCCACACCATCGCAA ATAACCACACAGATATGATGGAAGTGGACGGCGATGTCGAAATCCCTCCGAATAAAGCAGTGGTGCTGCGCGGCCACGAGTCCGAAGTCTTCATCTGCGCTTGGAACCCCGTTAGCGACCTTCTGGCCTCAGG ATCGGGCGATTCAACGGCCAGAATATGGAACCTTAGCGAGAACAGCACCAGCGGATCCACGCAGCTGGTCCTCCGGCACTGCATACGAGAAGGGGGCCAAGATGTACCGAGCAACAAAGACGTGACGTCCTTGGACTGGAAT AGCGAAGGTACACTTCTAGCAACAGGGTCATATGATGGCTTTGCAAGGATATGGACTAAAGACG gTAACCTCGCCAGCACGTTAGGGCAACATAAAGGCCCCATATTTGCATTAAAATGGAACAAGAAAGGCAATTTCATTTTAAGTGCGGGCGTGGACAAG aCCACAATTATCTGGGACGCGCACACCGGAGAAGCTAAGCAGCAGTTTCCTTTCCATTCTG CACCAGCGCTAGATGTTGACTGGCAGAGTAACAACACATTTGCCTCCTGTAGCACAGACATGTGCATTCACGTCTGCAAGTTAGGCCAAGATAAGCCCATCAAGACCTTCCAGGGCCATACG AATGAAGTAAATGCAATCAAATGGGATCCCACTGGTAATCTCCTGGCATCGTGTTCGGACGACATGACTTTGAAG ATCTGGAGTATGAAACAGGATAGTTGTGTCCACGATCTACAAGCACACAACAAAGAAATTTATACTATCAAGTGGAGTCCTACAGGGCCCGGAACAAACAACCCTAATGCCAATCTTATGTTAGCAAG CGCATCCTTTGACTCTACGGTTCGGTTATGGGACGTAGACAGAGGGATCTGCATCCACACTTTGACGAAACATCAAGAACCCGTGTACAGTGTAGCTTTCAGCCCTGATGGCAGGTACCTGGCCAGTGGCTCCTTCGACAAATGTGTACACATCTGGAATACACAG